One part of the Prionailurus bengalensis isolate Pbe53 chromosome B2, Fcat_Pben_1.1_paternal_pri, whole genome shotgun sequence genome encodes these proteins:
- the LOC122489290 gene encoding tubulin beta-2A chain codes for MREIVHIQAGQCGNQIGAKFWEVISDEHGIDPTGSYHGDSDLQLERINVYYNEAAGNKYVPRAILVDLEPGTMDSVRSGPFGQIFRPDNFVFGQSGAGNNWAKGHYTEGAELVDSVLDVVRKESESCDCLQGFQLTHSLGGGTGSGMGTLLISKIREEYPDRIMNTFSVMPSPKVSDTVVEPYNATLSVHQLVENTDETYSIDNEALYDICFRTLKLTTPTYGDLNHLVSATMSGVTTCLRFPGQLNADLRKLAVNMVPFPRLHFFMPGFAPLTSRGSQQYRALTVPELTQQMFDSKNMMAACDPRHGRYLTVAAIFRGRMSMKEVDEQMLNVQNKNSSYFVEWIPNNVKTAVCDIPPRGLKMSATFIGNSTAIQELFKRISEQFTAMFRRKAFLHWYTGEGMDEMEFTEAESNMNDLVSEYQQYQDATADEQGEFEEEEGEDEA; via the exons ATGCGCGAGATCGTGCACATCCAGGCGGGCCAGTGCGGCAACCAGATCGGCGCCAAG ttttGGGAGGTCATCAGTGATGAGCATGGGATCGACCCCACTGGCAGTTACCATGGAGACAGTGACTTGCAGCTGGAGAGAATCAATGTGTACTACAACGAAGCTGCTG GTAACAAATATGTACCTCGGGCCATCCTGGTGGATCTGGAGCCAGGCACCATGGACTCGGTCAGGTCTGGACCATTTGGCCAGATCTTCAGGCCAGACAACTTCGTGTTCG GCCAGAGCGGTGCTGGAAACAACTGGGCAAAGGGCCACTACACAGAGGGAGCCGAGCTGGTCGACTCGGTCCTGGACGTGGTGAGGAAGGAATCAGAAAGCTGTGACTGTCTGCAGGGCTTCCAGCTGACCCACTCGCTGGGGGGCGGCACAGGGTCTGGGATGGGCACCCTGCTCATCAGCAAGATCCGGGAGGAGTACCCCGACCGCATCATGAACACCTTCAGCGTCATGCCCTCGCCCAAGGTGTCAGACACGGTGGTCGAGCCCTACAACGCCACCCTGTCGGTGCACCAGCTAGTGGAGAACACAGATGAAACCTACTCCATTGACAACGAGGCGCTGTACGACATCTGCTTCCGTACTCTGAAACTGACCACTCCCACGTACGGCGACCTCAACCACCTGGTGTCGGCCACCATGAGCGGGGTGACCACCTGCCTGCGCTTCCCGGGCCAGCTGAACGCCGACCTGCGCAAGCTGGCCGTGAACATGGTGCCCTTCCCGCGCCTGCACTTCTTCATGCCCGGCTTCGCGCCGCTCACCAGCCGGGGCAGCCAGCAGTACCGCGCGCTGACGGTGCCCGAGCTGACCCAGCAGATGTTCGACTCCAAGAACATGATGGCCGCGTGCGACCCGCGCCACGGCCGCTACCTGACCGTGGCTGCCATCTTCCGCGGCCGCATGTCCATGAAGGAGGTGGACGAGCAGATGCTCAACGTGCAGAACAAGAACAGCAGCTACTTCGTCGAGTGGATCCCCAACAACGTGAAGACGGCCGTGTGCGACATCCCGCCGCGCGGCCTCAAGATGTCGGCCACCTTCATCGGCAACAGCACGGCCATCCAGGAGCTGTTCAAGCGCATCTCGGAGCAGTTCACGGCCATGTTCCGGCGCAAGGCCTTCCTGCACTGGTACACGGGCGAGGGCATGGATGAGATGGAGTTCACCGAGGCCGAGAGCAACATGAACGACCTGGTGTCCGAGTACCAGCAGTACCAGGACGCCACGGCCGACGAGCAGGGCGAGttcgaggaggaggagggtgaggacGAGGCTTAA
- the LOC122489289 gene encoding tubulin beta-4B chain-like: MLCRFPSPSAAAAGGTGACGYRTPPLSDHNGHCSKDMTGRKGPSFLIFRMLGHHVVVFFSPQFWEVISDEHGIDPTGSYHGDSDLQLERINVYYNEAAGNKYVPRAILVDLEPGTMDSVRSGPFGQIFRPDNFVFGM, translated from the exons ATGCTCTGCAGATTTCCAAGCCCCTCTGCAGCAGCTGCTGGAGGAACAGGGGCTTGCGGCTACAGGACTCCTCCACTGTCTGACCACAATGGCCACTGTTCCAAGGACATGACAGGGAGAAAAGGGCCATCCTTCTTGATATTTAGGATGCTAGGCCATcatgtggttgtttttttttctccccagttttGGGAGGTCATCAGTGATGAGCATGGGATCGACCCCACTGGCAGTTACCATGGAGACAGTGACTTGCAGCTGGAGAGAATCAATGTGTACTACAACGAAGCTGCTG GTAACAAATACGTACCTCGGGCCATCCTGGTGGATCTGGAGCCAGGCACCATGGACTCGGTCAGGTCTGGACCATTTGGCCAGATCTTCAGGCCAGACAACTTCGTGTTCGGTATGTAG